From Coccinella septempunctata chromosome 4, icCocSept1.1, whole genome shotgun sequence, a single genomic window includes:
- the LOC123311432 gene encoding homeotic protein spalt-major-like isoform X2, which translates to MWLNLLWLLRDGPKLLPGLPKVLMCQRCQEQFTEIQEYLTHKEECDRKAVKHDDPAHSDPEDMVVSEDDEEEEENGGKKLERMRRHRQDAANNNSVEENSPSPPEENTPPIAFPFAPAVAGHVTLEALQNTKVAVAQFAATAMANNPDNEAAMQELAVLQSTLFTLQHQQVLQLQLINQLQSQLQIDRPKTVDSPVSSPPSEHERVKSEPPPSPPEPEKSREPSPMPVEQPPVSQPLQASSMMTEKMTEAIANQPLPPQIQPPMCSISSSLASSIITHNNEPPPSLDEPNTLEMLQKRAQEVLDNASQGLLATNLADELAFRKSKGSLSPYDSKGRNEPFFKHRCRYCGKVFGSDSALQIHIRSHTGERPYKCNVCGSRFTTKGNLKVHFQRHSAKFPHIKMNPNPVPEHLDKYHPPLLAQLGQQPALSPGGPNHPPHLGFPPAHPFPPSTLPLYRPPIPPPEMISASRLLPSPQRPQDPHRLFPPHPLFLKREEQEAPENLSKPPRSPSPPRNSSNTEPRNPEKEDADHQNDNENDDFASKKETNEAENETEHQDMRFPSPGAYDDCSSDSDNEEMRERRSPSADENNVNMQDEPENLSHRASNSMSVPLSISTGQRLPGNFSFGQGNSPPSSASSGSLGHFPTTPLADITKDPAIYTNLLPRPGSNDNSWESLIEVTKTSETSKLQQLVDNIEHKLSDPNQCVICHRVLSCKSALQMHYRTHTGERPFRCKICGRAFTTKGNLKTHMGVHRAKPPMRVLHQCPVCHKKYTNALVLQQHIRLHTGEPTDLTPEQIQAAEVKDFPSPGAFPNLPNPMNPFMSQGFNVPGLSPLGHMPLNMKYEVKHEKEGRSEHESMDDDDYDDDDMSNFDQNMSQFSSPPPGDVQQNQNVPTSIAMASNLSTSGLSMSAEDLCSNRTTNSTPMQNGEKSPMQSGVQSPGSASPNQQAPNTPVHQIPRPPSSQQAPSPAPSDCNSLGALDLTPRTNQPLITSPGPSPGPAPSIFSAFGLLPPGQNSSPLMSSALSSLTSSVLTSTAFSPLRLAVGPPGRGNTTCNLCFKTFACNSALEIHFRSHTKERPFKCSVCDRGFSTKEPCMCRQGRIQDEAEGAESKRKSAHHKSIHPSVFPLPMTPGYASNWMHMAGNMKQHMLTHKIRDMPQHMFENKPQTMKEDSMPSSPQVLSSREVPPPPPPPVKQEQHVNPPEHIEQPPQQQPVKREPSEAELPLPKRPPSLQSNKHLCHVCNKNFSSSSALQIHMRTHTGDKPFRCSVCQKAFTTKGNLKVHMGTHMWSNGASRRGRRMSLDLPPIPMTPKDSEFLQRRPDLFYPYLPAPFLNGMQKLNEMSVVQNNQNGLNLAAKYGNLLNFGYPPPEPLRSQSGSPERGPERPPSREGPESRSLWDLHFERKAASESSRDDLLPASREGLAA; encoded by the exons ATGTGGCTCAATTTGTTGTGGTTGCTTAGAG ACGGACCCAAACTCCTACCAGGCTTACCGAAAGTCCTCATGTGTCAACGATGTCAGGAGCAATTCACAGAAATCCAGGAATACCTAACGCACAAGGAAGAATGCGACAGAAAAGCGGTGAAACACGATGATCCCGCCCATTCGGACCCTGAAGACATGGTGGTGTCCGAAGATGACGAGGAGGAAGAGGAAAACGGCGGTAAGAAGTTGGAGAGGATGAGGAGGCACAGACAGGACGCAGCCAACAACAACAGCGTGGAGGAAAACTCCCCGTCTCCCCCAGAAGAAAATACACCTCCCATCGCCTTCCCCTTCGCTCCTGCAGTAGCCGGGCATGTTACTCTGGAAGCCCTACAGAACACCAAAGTGGCTGTGGCGCAGTTTGCCGCCACCGCTATGGCCAACAATCCGGATAACGAGGCGGCCATGCAAGAATTGGCCGTCTTACAATCCACCCTGTTCACTTTGCAACACCAGCAGGTTCTCCAGTTGCAACTGATCAACCAGTTACAGAGCCAACTGCAGATCGATAGACCGAAAACTGTTGACAGTCCGGTGTCGTCGCCGCCTAGTGAACACGAACGCGTGAAGAGCGAACCTCCGCCGTCTCCCCCAGAACCGGAGAAATCCAGGGAACCGTCTCCGATGCCGGTGGAACAGCCACCAGTTTCCCAGCCGCTCCAAGCCTCCAGTATGATGACGGAGAAGATGACTGAGGCGATCGCCAACCAGCCGCTGCCGCCACAGATACAGCCTCCGATGTGTTCCATATCCTCATCGCTCGCGTCTTCGATCATCACCCATAATAACGAACCCCCACCGTCGCTTGACGAGCCTAACACCCTGGAGATGTTACAGAAGAGAGCACAAGAAGTATTGGACAACGCGAGCCAAGGGCTTTTGGCCACGAACCTGGCCGACGAACTCGCGTTCAGGAAGAGCAAAGGGTCTTTATCGCCTTACGATTCAAAGGGAAGAAACGAGCCGTTCTTCAAGCATCGGTGTAGATATTGTGGTAAAGTTTTCGGTTCAGATTCAGCGCTACAAATACATATCCGATCCCATACGGGAGAAAGACCCTACAAGTGCAACGTTTGCGGTAGTCGGTTCACCACCAAAGGTAACCTTAAAGTTCATTTCCAAAGACACAGTGCCAAGTTTCCTCATATCAAGATGAATCCGAATCCTGTACCGGAGCATCTAGACAAATATCATCCTCCCCTCTTAGCGCAGCTTGGTCAACAACCAGCTTTATCCCCGGGAGGACCAAATCATCCACCACATTTGGGTTTTCCTCCCGCACATCCGTTTCCCCCTAGTACTCTGCCTTTATACAGACCTCCAATCCCTCCGCCCGAGATGATAAGCGCCAGTAGACTGTTACCGTCACCTCAAAGACCTCAGGATCCGCACAGACTCTTCCCGCCTCATCCGTTATTCCTGAAGAGGGAAGAGCAAGAAGCCCCGGAAAATCTATCCAAACCCCCAAGATCTCCATCACCTCCGAGAAACTCATCAAACACGGAGCCTCGAAATCCCGAAAAAGAGGACGCTGATCATCAAAATGATAACGAGAACGACGATTTTGCGTCGAAAAAAGAAACGAACGAAGCCGAAAACGAAACTGAGCACCAAGATATGAGGTTTCCCTCGCCAGGGGCTTACGATGACTGTAGTTCAGATAGCGACAACGAGGAAATGAGAGAGAGGAGAAGTCCATCAGCTGATGAAAACAACGTCAATATGCAGGATGAACCAGAGAACCTTTCCCATAGAGCGAGCAACAGCATGTCCGTTCCTCTGAGCATAAGCACAGGTCAAAGGTTACCAGGCAACTTTTCGTTTGGGCAGGGAAATTCACCACCGAGCAGTGCGTCATCCGGGAGCTTAGGGCATTTTCCAACAACTCCCTTAGCGGATATCACCAAGGATCCAGCTATATACACTAACTTATTACCCAGACCAGGTAGTAACGATAACTCTTGGGAAAGTTTGATAGAGGTTACGAAAACTTCCGAAACCAGCAAATTACAACAGTTGGTGGATAACATAGAGCATAAACTGTCGGATCCAAACCAATGCGTGATTTGCCATAGGGTGTTGTCTTGTAAGAGCGCGCTGCAGATGCATTATAGAACGCATACGGGCGAACGACCTTTCAGATGTAAAATCTGCGGTAGAGCCTTCACCACCAAGGGCAACCTCAAAACGCACATGGGGGTACACAGGGCCAAACCGCCGATGAGAGTGCTCCACCAATGTCCAGTATGTCACAAAAAGTACACGAACGCTTTAGTCTTACAACAACATATCCGTTTACACACCGGCGAACCCACTGATCTCACCCCAGAGCAGATTCAAGCTGCTGAAGTTAAGGATTTCCCATCGCCGGGTGCTTTCCCCAACCTGCCCAACCCTATGAACCCCTTTATGAGTCAAGGTTTCAACGTTCCTGGCTTGTCGCCACTTGGTCACATGCCGCTCAACATGAAATACGAGGTTAAACACGAGAAAGAAGGAAGATCTGAGCATGAGAGCATGGATGATGATGATTACGACGATGATGACATGAGCAACTTCGATCAGAATATGAGCCAGTTCAGTTCACCTCCACCGGGTGATGTCCAGCAGAACCAAAACGTACCTACAAGCATCGCCATGGCTTCCAACCTTTCCACGAGCGGTCTGAGCATGTCTGCCGAGGATTTGTGTTCCAACAGGACCACAAATTCCACCCCCATGCAGAACGGGGAGAAGTCTCCGATGCAGTCTGGAGTTCAGAGTCCGGGAAGTGCGTCGCCCAACCAACAAGCTCCAAACACACCCGTCCACCAG ATTCCAAGACCTCCATCGTCTCAGCAAGCGCCCAGTCCGGCGCCCTCTGATTGCAACTCTTTGGGTGCTCTAGATCTCACACCACGTACAAACCAACCACTCATCACAAGTCCTGGACCGAGTCCTGGTCCAGCGCCGTCGATATTTTCCGCATTTGGACTTCTCCCTCCGGGCCAGAACAGCAGTCCGCTGATGTCATCGGCTTTATCCTCTCTAACATCTTCAGTTCTCACGTCTACAGCGTTCAGCCCTCTGAGACTCGCGGTAGGACCACCAG GCCGTGGGAATACAACCTGCAACTTGTGCTTCAAGACCTTCGCTTGCAATTCAGCGTTGGAGATCCACTTCAGGAGTCACACGAAAGAGCGTCCGTTCAAGTGTTCCGTCTGTGATAGAGGGTTCTCAACAAAG GAACCCTGCATGTGCAGGCAGGGGCGTATCCAGGATGAAGCAGAAGGGGCAGAAAGTAAACGAAAATCTGCCCATCACAAGTCCATACATCCTTCAGTTTTTCCGCTACCCATGACACCTGGATACGCCTCAAATTGGATGCATATGGCG GGAAACATGAAACAGCACATGCTCACCCACAAGATCAGGGACATGCCCCAGCACATGTTCGAGAACAAGCCGCAGACGATGAAGGAGGACTCCATGCCCTCTTCTCCTCAAGTACTGTCTTCGCGGGAGGTTCCACCTCCTCCACCTCCACCGGTGAAGCAGGAGCAGCACGTCAATCCTCCTGAACATATCGAGCAACCCCCACAGCAGCAGCCAGTCAAGAGGGAGCCTTCTGAAGCTGAGCTACCCCTGCCGAAGAGGCCACCAA GCTTGCAGTCTAACAAGCATTTATGTCACGTGTGCAATAAGAACTTCAGCTCCAGTTCGGCGTTGCAGATACATATGAGGACCCACACAGGAGACAAGCCGTTCAGATGTAGCGTATGTCAGAAGGCTTTCACAACCAAAGGAAATCTCAAG GTTCACATGGGTACCCACATGTGGAGCAACGGCGCGTCGCGACGCGGTCGTCGCATGTCCCTAGACCTCCCACCCATACCCATGACGCCAAAGGATTCAGAATTTCTACAGCGGAGGCCAGATCTTTTCTATCCGTATCTACCGGCGCCATTCCTTAACGGCATGCAAAAG CTTAACGAGATGTCGGTGGTTCAGAATAACCAGAATGGTCTCAATTTGGCCGCCAAATACGGTAACCTCCTGAACTTCGGCTACCCTCCGCCAGAGCCCCTCAGATCTCAGAGCGGGTCCCCGGAAAGGGGCCCGGAAAGGCCGCCGAGTAGGGAGGGCCCGGAGTCCCGGAGCCTGTGGGACCTGCACTTCGAGCGGAAGGCAGCGAGCGAGAGTTCCAGGGATGATCTCCTGCCAGCCTCCAGAGAAGGTTTGGCCGCGTAG
- the LOC123311432 gene encoding homeotic protein spalt-major-like isoform X3 has translation MSRRKQARPIRVLEDEDGPQAGPYPSTDLDGPKLLPGLPKVLMCQRCQEQFTEIQEYLTHKEECDRKAVKHDDPAHSDPEDMVVSEDDEEEEENGGKKLERMRRHRQDAANNNSVEENSPSPPEENTPPIAFPFAPAVAGHVTLEALQNTKVAVAQFAATAMANNPDNEAAMQELAVLQSTLFTLQHQQVLQLQLINQLQSQLQIDRPKTVDSPVSSPPSEHERVKSEPPPSPPEPEKSREPSPMPVEQPPVSQPLQASSMMTEKMTEAIANQPLPPQIQPPMCSISSSLASSIITHNNEPPPSLDEPNTLEMLQKRAQEVLDNASQGLLATNLADELAFRKSKGSLSPYDSKGRNEPFFKHRCRYCGKVFGSDSALQIHIRSHTGERPYKCNVCGSRFTTKGNLKVHFQRHSAKFPHIKMNPNPVPEHLDKYHPPLLAQLGQQPALSPGGPNHPPHLGFPPAHPFPPSTLPLYRPPIPPPEMISASRLLPSPQRPQDPHRLFPPHPLFLKREEQEAPENLSKPPRSPSPPRNSSNTEPRNPEKEDADHQNDNENDDFASKKETNEAENETEHQDMRFPSPGAYDDCSSDSDNEEMRERRSPSADENNVNMQDEPENLSHRASNSMSVPLSISTGQRLPGNFSFGQGNSPPSSASSGSLGHFPTTPLADITKDPAIYTNLLPRPGSNDNSWESLIEVTKTSETSKLQQLVDNIEHKLSDPNQCVICHRVLSCKSALQMHYRTHTGERPFRCKICGRAFTTKGNLKTHMGVHRAKPPMRVLHQCPVCHKKYTNALVLQQHIRLHTGEPTDLTPEQIQAAEVKDFPSPGAFPNLPNPMNPFMSQGFNVPGLSPLGHMPLNMKYEVKHEKEGRSEHESMDDDDYDDDDMSNFDQNMSQFSSPPPGDVQQNQNVPTSIAMASNLSTSGLSMSAEDLCSNRTTNSTPMQNGEKSPMQSGVQSPGSASPNQQAPNTPVHQIPRPPSSQQAPSPAPSDCNSLGALDLTPRTNQPLITSPGPSPGPAPSIFSAFGLLPPGQNSSPLMSSALSSLTSSVLTSTAFSPLRLAVGPPGRGNTTCNLCFKTFACNSALEIHFRSHTKERPFKCSVCDRGFSTKGNMKQHMLTHKIRDMPQHMFENKPQTMKEDSMPSSPQVLSSREVPPPPPPPVKQEQHVNPPEHIEQPPQQQPVKREPSEAELPLPKRPPSLQSNKHLCHVCNKNFSSSSALQIHMRTHTGDKPFRCSVCQKAFTTKGNLKVHMGTHMWSNGASRRGRRMSLDLPPIPMTPKDSEFLQRRPDLFYPYLPAPFLNGMQKLNEMSVVQNNQNGLNLAAKYGNLLNFGYPPPEPLRSQSGSPERGPERPPSREGPESRSLWDLHFERKAASESSRDDLLPASREGLAA, from the exons ACGGACCCAAACTCCTACCAGGCTTACCGAAAGTCCTCATGTGTCAACGATGTCAGGAGCAATTCACAGAAATCCAGGAATACCTAACGCACAAGGAAGAATGCGACAGAAAAGCGGTGAAACACGATGATCCCGCCCATTCGGACCCTGAAGACATGGTGGTGTCCGAAGATGACGAGGAGGAAGAGGAAAACGGCGGTAAGAAGTTGGAGAGGATGAGGAGGCACAGACAGGACGCAGCCAACAACAACAGCGTGGAGGAAAACTCCCCGTCTCCCCCAGAAGAAAATACACCTCCCATCGCCTTCCCCTTCGCTCCTGCAGTAGCCGGGCATGTTACTCTGGAAGCCCTACAGAACACCAAAGTGGCTGTGGCGCAGTTTGCCGCCACCGCTATGGCCAACAATCCGGATAACGAGGCGGCCATGCAAGAATTGGCCGTCTTACAATCCACCCTGTTCACTTTGCAACACCAGCAGGTTCTCCAGTTGCAACTGATCAACCAGTTACAGAGCCAACTGCAGATCGATAGACCGAAAACTGTTGACAGTCCGGTGTCGTCGCCGCCTAGTGAACACGAACGCGTGAAGAGCGAACCTCCGCCGTCTCCCCCAGAACCGGAGAAATCCAGGGAACCGTCTCCGATGCCGGTGGAACAGCCACCAGTTTCCCAGCCGCTCCAAGCCTCCAGTATGATGACGGAGAAGATGACTGAGGCGATCGCCAACCAGCCGCTGCCGCCACAGATACAGCCTCCGATGTGTTCCATATCCTCATCGCTCGCGTCTTCGATCATCACCCATAATAACGAACCCCCACCGTCGCTTGACGAGCCTAACACCCTGGAGATGTTACAGAAGAGAGCACAAGAAGTATTGGACAACGCGAGCCAAGGGCTTTTGGCCACGAACCTGGCCGACGAACTCGCGTTCAGGAAGAGCAAAGGGTCTTTATCGCCTTACGATTCAAAGGGAAGAAACGAGCCGTTCTTCAAGCATCGGTGTAGATATTGTGGTAAAGTTTTCGGTTCAGATTCAGCGCTACAAATACATATCCGATCCCATACGGGAGAAAGACCCTACAAGTGCAACGTTTGCGGTAGTCGGTTCACCACCAAAGGTAACCTTAAAGTTCATTTCCAAAGACACAGTGCCAAGTTTCCTCATATCAAGATGAATCCGAATCCTGTACCGGAGCATCTAGACAAATATCATCCTCCCCTCTTAGCGCAGCTTGGTCAACAACCAGCTTTATCCCCGGGAGGACCAAATCATCCACCACATTTGGGTTTTCCTCCCGCACATCCGTTTCCCCCTAGTACTCTGCCTTTATACAGACCTCCAATCCCTCCGCCCGAGATGATAAGCGCCAGTAGACTGTTACCGTCACCTCAAAGACCTCAGGATCCGCACAGACTCTTCCCGCCTCATCCGTTATTCCTGAAGAGGGAAGAGCAAGAAGCCCCGGAAAATCTATCCAAACCCCCAAGATCTCCATCACCTCCGAGAAACTCATCAAACACGGAGCCTCGAAATCCCGAAAAAGAGGACGCTGATCATCAAAATGATAACGAGAACGACGATTTTGCGTCGAAAAAAGAAACGAACGAAGCCGAAAACGAAACTGAGCACCAAGATATGAGGTTTCCCTCGCCAGGGGCTTACGATGACTGTAGTTCAGATAGCGACAACGAGGAAATGAGAGAGAGGAGAAGTCCATCAGCTGATGAAAACAACGTCAATATGCAGGATGAACCAGAGAACCTTTCCCATAGAGCGAGCAACAGCATGTCCGTTCCTCTGAGCATAAGCACAGGTCAAAGGTTACCAGGCAACTTTTCGTTTGGGCAGGGAAATTCACCACCGAGCAGTGCGTCATCCGGGAGCTTAGGGCATTTTCCAACAACTCCCTTAGCGGATATCACCAAGGATCCAGCTATATACACTAACTTATTACCCAGACCAGGTAGTAACGATAACTCTTGGGAAAGTTTGATAGAGGTTACGAAAACTTCCGAAACCAGCAAATTACAACAGTTGGTGGATAACATAGAGCATAAACTGTCGGATCCAAACCAATGCGTGATTTGCCATAGGGTGTTGTCTTGTAAGAGCGCGCTGCAGATGCATTATAGAACGCATACGGGCGAACGACCTTTCAGATGTAAAATCTGCGGTAGAGCCTTCACCACCAAGGGCAACCTCAAAACGCACATGGGGGTACACAGGGCCAAACCGCCGATGAGAGTGCTCCACCAATGTCCAGTATGTCACAAAAAGTACACGAACGCTTTAGTCTTACAACAACATATCCGTTTACACACCGGCGAACCCACTGATCTCACCCCAGAGCAGATTCAAGCTGCTGAAGTTAAGGATTTCCCATCGCCGGGTGCTTTCCCCAACCTGCCCAACCCTATGAACCCCTTTATGAGTCAAGGTTTCAACGTTCCTGGCTTGTCGCCACTTGGTCACATGCCGCTCAACATGAAATACGAGGTTAAACACGAGAAAGAAGGAAGATCTGAGCATGAGAGCATGGATGATGATGATTACGACGATGATGACATGAGCAACTTCGATCAGAATATGAGCCAGTTCAGTTCACCTCCACCGGGTGATGTCCAGCAGAACCAAAACGTACCTACAAGCATCGCCATGGCTTCCAACCTTTCCACGAGCGGTCTGAGCATGTCTGCCGAGGATTTGTGTTCCAACAGGACCACAAATTCCACCCCCATGCAGAACGGGGAGAAGTCTCCGATGCAGTCTGGAGTTCAGAGTCCGGGAAGTGCGTCGCCCAACCAACAAGCTCCAAACACACCCGTCCACCAG ATTCCAAGACCTCCATCGTCTCAGCAAGCGCCCAGTCCGGCGCCCTCTGATTGCAACTCTTTGGGTGCTCTAGATCTCACACCACGTACAAACCAACCACTCATCACAAGTCCTGGACCGAGTCCTGGTCCAGCGCCGTCGATATTTTCCGCATTTGGACTTCTCCCTCCGGGCCAGAACAGCAGTCCGCTGATGTCATCGGCTTTATCCTCTCTAACATCTTCAGTTCTCACGTCTACAGCGTTCAGCCCTCTGAGACTCGCGGTAGGACCACCAG GCCGTGGGAATACAACCTGCAACTTGTGCTTCAAGACCTTCGCTTGCAATTCAGCGTTGGAGATCCACTTCAGGAGTCACACGAAAGAGCGTCCGTTCAAGTGTTCCGTCTGTGATAGAGGGTTCTCAACAAAG GGAAACATGAAACAGCACATGCTCACCCACAAGATCAGGGACATGCCCCAGCACATGTTCGAGAACAAGCCGCAGACGATGAAGGAGGACTCCATGCCCTCTTCTCCTCAAGTACTGTCTTCGCGGGAGGTTCCACCTCCTCCACCTCCACCGGTGAAGCAGGAGCAGCACGTCAATCCTCCTGAACATATCGAGCAACCCCCACAGCAGCAGCCAGTCAAGAGGGAGCCTTCTGAAGCTGAGCTACCCCTGCCGAAGAGGCCACCAA GCTTGCAGTCTAACAAGCATTTATGTCACGTGTGCAATAAGAACTTCAGCTCCAGTTCGGCGTTGCAGATACATATGAGGACCCACACAGGAGACAAGCCGTTCAGATGTAGCGTATGTCAGAAGGCTTTCACAACCAAAGGAAATCTCAAG GTTCACATGGGTACCCACATGTGGAGCAACGGCGCGTCGCGACGCGGTCGTCGCATGTCCCTAGACCTCCCACCCATACCCATGACGCCAAAGGATTCAGAATTTCTACAGCGGAGGCCAGATCTTTTCTATCCGTATCTACCGGCGCCATTCCTTAACGGCATGCAAAAG CTTAACGAGATGTCGGTGGTTCAGAATAACCAGAATGGTCTCAATTTGGCCGCCAAATACGGTAACCTCCTGAACTTCGGCTACCCTCCGCCAGAGCCCCTCAGATCTCAGAGCGGGTCCCCGGAAAGGGGCCCGGAAAGGCCGCCGAGTAGGGAGGGCCCGGAGTCCCGGAGCCTGTGGGACCTGCACTTCGAGCGGAAGGCAGCGAGCGAGAGTTCCAGGGATGATCTCCTGCCAGCCTCCAGAGAAGGTTTGGCCGCGTAG